In Cicer arietinum cultivar CDC Frontier isolate Library 1 chromosome 7, Cicar.CDCFrontier_v2.0, whole genome shotgun sequence, the genomic window TTCCTTCACTATTGATAACCTAGATGCAGGTgcacattttatttaaaacaagaGGTAGCCGTGGCACTAAGCAAGATGAATCATAAACCTTTATTGCCAACAAACAGAGAATCAACGTGAACTATTATTCCACAATGTATGAACTATAGAAATCAATATATTGGTTCAGAAGCTCACTGTTTAagatttataaaactcattaaaagAAAAAGCATTGCATcaataaataatgtattttaaaatatacctGTTTCAAAAATCCGGCCCCAAATGCTCTGGTGACCTTAAGACGGCCTTTAACTCTATCATTAACTATACAATGGGGATCATCGGGATGCTCATTTTTAATTCTAATGATTTCCTGCAAACAATAAGCTCAATTTTTTAAACATCTTAAATAAGCAGATCACAACATGACTGGAGAAAAAGGAAACAAGACTAGTAACCACAACTACTGCAAAAAAGCATAACTTGCTTGGTATAAAGCAGAATGCCAGATTAAATGAAAGAAACAATGGCTTCCATCCTAGGAATACAATGTACTTAAGGAAAAGTATACAATGGCATGCATGCACAAACTCAGTTATGGACACAAACTCAAGAAGTTAAACCAGAATGCATAGGTAAAGTTTGAACAATTTGACATGTAGTAGCTAGAAACCAAACTTGACAAGAATAATGTATGAAAGCATTTCAGCTTACGAAGAGGCCAACTGATTCGAAATTAAGCTTACTTCTTCAATGCTGGTGCTGTGGTCAGTAGACAACTGTAATGCCGCCAACCTCGTCTCTTGAGCAGGACCCTGATTCCCCACCTTCATTGCACTTTCAGTTTGAGTTTGATCTAATGCTAAGGACTCCTCAACTATGCTCTCAGTGCTGGAaccaccaacaacaacaactccTCCCTTGCTCGCAGATTCCACATTCAGAGTATCTTGATTCTCCTTGGGCTCATAATGTGCAACGATTGCTCGACTATCCCCAACATTCATCACATACACATCCTCATCCCTCATCAAAACAACCAACAGACAAGAACCCATCAAAGCAAGTTCAGGATTTGTATCCAGAAGCTTATCTGTCATATCCAAATACGCAAGCTCAGTCACTTGAAGCGCCCGAGACATTGcattcaaaaccaaatcatgatCGACCGGACCCAATTTCCGCCTCCTCCCACCATTTGCACCGCCAGTGCCAGAAGCAGAAGGCTTATTTTCCGTCTccaatttttcttctttctcttcctCATTCCCCAAATTCCACGGCAACGACTTCCTACCATTACCTTCCTTATGCTTTGACAAACCGTTCTTCAGTTTGGACAACAGCCACCGTCTACTACCGGCAGAACCCGCATTGGCATTGCTAACACTAAGTGCATCATCAACAGAAAATGCAAACCTATCAGACCCAGAAAGGTCAAGTCCATCTTCAGGGTCTTCAGCCAGAAACTCCCATAGCCTACGCCGTTTACTCTCCGTCCCGGTTACAGTTCCAGTTTCAGCTCCATGAACCATATTCACCAAACCCGAACTCGAATTTTCTCCCTCCGTTTTGTTTTTCACCACAACAGGATTATTACTGTCTCCTTGTTCTTCAACTTCCCAAAACAAACCCTGAAGCTCGTTGTGAACAGCACGGTACATATGACCCATCAGAAACTCCGGCGCATCAGGACCGTTGAAACCATCGTAAATCCCAACAAACAACCACCCCTGCTCCTCCGACACCACCACATGAACCCGATCCTCCCCAGCCTTCCCTAACGCCCACTGCACATTGCTCTCACTCTTCGTCTCTACCGGCTTCGCCTTCCCCTCATTCGCCGGAACCTCCTTCCTCCCGACGAAGTTTAACACCGGCACCACCCACGGCCGTTTCTTCTCCGACACTTTCCGTTGAAACGCCTTCCTAAACCCTGACACACCTTTTTTCCTCCCGTACATCCCCCCTAACGGCGCGGAGAAAGGTACATCTCCGCCGCTTGAGATTCCAGCTGAGACACCGCCATCAGCATGTATCGGTCCAGAGTGCGCGCCGCTCTCAATCGGACCGGAGAGGAAAAAACCACTCCCCTCAAAAAGCTCACCGCCTCTCGGAACAGGCTGAAGCGGAAGAGCACTAAACGACGACGTACTTTCAAAGCCATTGACTATATTACCCTTAGTTACACCACCACAAGCGGAATCCGCAGCGTGATTAGCGGAAGCAGAAGCATCTTCTTCTAGCTGAATAACCGTTTTGGGAACCGAGCTATTAGCACTAACGGAAGCACCAGAAATGGCTTTGAAAGCGGTTTCTGGAAAATCGGGTCGGGTTTTAGGAACCGAGTCGTGAGTGGGCGAAAAACGAAGAGAAGTAGAAGGTGAGAGAAAACGATCGGAGTGAGAAGGAGAGAGAAAGCGAGCTGAAGATCTAACGTAACAGAAAGAGTGACCTAGGGTTTCATCTAATGGATCAGTGGCTGTGAATATAACGTCTTGGTGTTCGGTTCGTTTGGTACGGTTAACCGGTTCTAAGCAAGAACACAACCTGGAAACTCCAGTTCCCATCACATTTGTGTGGTTTGTTACCTTCAGCGGTGGATAGTAAGACCCAACCCCTAAGTCCAATCCTAAACTTAGAAAGGGACAGAGGGGAGGGAGGGAGAGAGGGAGGGAAGAAGAGCAAAGTAAGGGtaacaaaacaaatttaaaaaggaaaaaaaaaagaaaaaaaagaaaaagaaagagaaagggagttagtgagtgagtgagtgagaaaaagaaaagaaaacaaaacaaaacgaGGAAAGTAAGGAGATGGGATGGGAGAAGAAAAAGCAAAGGAGTGTGTGAAGGTGTTTTGTTGACTAATTGAATTTGAGTTGAGAAAAGGGAAGGGGAGAGAGAGAAAGGGGGGAGTTTGTAATAATCTATGTTTAAGAGTTGAAAAATTGTTGGTGGGTTTGTCTGTTTGTGTTTTCAAATTGTGTTGTGTGTGAGTGTGAAGTTGTTGGGTTGGGTGTGGTGATGAATATGAGTTGACGGTTACGTCTGGAAATGCGGTGGCTGTTTATTTATATAAGCTGCCATGACACGTAGGATTCCACCTCATCTTTTCTTCTGCTACGCCTGAGCCCTCCTGTCCGTTTCTTTTgacttttttacttttttaatgcCATACCTTTAATTCATCCAAAATCAATTATCATTCAAGTTTTTAATATGGAATGGATTACTTTTTTTACTACCTCTCTTCATATagataacaatattttcataattttttttcctttttctaaaattatctttcctattattttttaaaatatttaattctattaactatttattttttattttaataattaagttatttaattattttatatattaaataaaaacaagataatatatttttattaaattattctttttaaatattggTGCATTACTTGTGTcataaattcatataaaatattacattgaGAATAATGagagtaaaattaattaaatgatataattgaaaataaatatattaaaaattgaaatgttcAATTATTTTTAGACAAATGTGTTTGTAAATgagttaattattattaatttttttaaagtgtgtAAATGGCTTAGATATTTTAGGACagaagaaataatttatttcttattaatttttatatttttaactattaacaataaatattaaaataattgatctatttaaaaataaagtttgttttaaaataattgacgCTTTCAATTTCcaattgtatattttaattaatattgctTACTTCATTttcaatacaatatttttaatatgcaTTTTATGATATTGATGATacaaagaataatttaataaaaatagtattatttttttatttatatatttttttaacatgtgtcaaataatcaaatgactcaattattttaaatcagAAACAATGTACtaatgaatataataattaacttttttttttaaatgataaatttgtaAATGCAATATCAATTGTCAAACATTTAATGTTACTGtgaacttttttaatttttgtgatttGATCAAATAAGTAATAGATTTATGGACGAATGTAGTAATACACAAATGTCGGCaaattaatagttttattaatttatcagaTCTTAATATGCGatctcttaatttttaaatgtttcttAATTTACCAACGGAGCTACTAACACGTGACGTGGATGGGTTATTTATATCAGGGTAAGTACGTTTGTTaaggaaacaaaataaaataaaaagataaattttatgtgaaaaataattagtttttaaaactttaaagttttaattaatCCACTCCTATGATTATATTTTCAGGTTTAGTTTCATAACAAGTATCTTTAAGACATGAGTCATTTATCATGATAAAGTGAAGGACGTAAATTTTATAAAAGCAAATGCTTGAGTGCAGTAACTTATATTACTTTATAACATAACATAATAGTTAGGGTGGCTTACTTTGAagataaatatatcatttatatataaaagggTGTTAAGtttctcaaatatatttttctctccCAAATTATAATCTTCTTTGTAATTTACTTTTAttacttaaatatataatttaattattaattaaaattatattttttgtatttcaattattattgtttaatttcGTTCTTCACATTTtccattaatttaaatattttttacaacaaaataataataataataataataataataataataattcatttaaatcAATATAGTACATCAAATACACACAAACTAAACATTGCTAAAAATGGAAATTATAAATATGCAAACATACTCGCAACATTCaagttaatagtataaaatgacacaatgaatataaataatgtgacaaAATCGAAGTGATTGTAATATTGATGTCTTCAGATTTGCTACGTTGACGACTTAGTCATTAGTTGAATcaataattaatcaaaattaatttatcaaacgAAATTAAAACGGAAAATCAAACAACTTCGATTTGAGACGACGAaaacacaaaaaagaaaaaacactaaacaaatatctagttTATGTATAAACCACTTATTTAGATTGAAACAAAGCAAAATAAACACACAAGTGATTAcaggtataaaaaaaaaaaaacccacgACTACCCCACTTTCTAGTGAATGAAGAAGAGAAACTTAGAGATAATGTGAAGTTATCTTCCTAATACTAATAAGTTACTAAATTTGTATATAGAGATTTTTCATCCAAATTAATTAGTgtcatatttgtaatttttatcattaatttttttaagtatttttaatagtgtgtatttttatttatttcacataGATATCATGTAtcaatatgttaattttatttgtcttttttttttttacttaactAAAATAGTATTTTCATTAATCTAATGCACTTTTGGATAAGGTATTTCAGTTTTCCAACGCATATGAAATACTtcaatagttatttttaaaattagttgaATAACATTTGtgatcccttaatttaattccagttaacgttttagttttttttctaccaatttggtcatttattttaattttaagtgacaatttaatattttatgttttaaaatgtctacaatattatcatttttttttaattaaaattcaaaaaactcatcaataatttcaaacaaaatatataaaattaattatattattcaatataatacaaatttcattaaattcgtaactcaaatattcaaacaaattcatattttcatttccaACAAcgtcaaatttatcaaatttacgATGGTGTAATTTCTGTTACGCATTCTCACAAATATTTGATGAGACCAAAGACATATGAACGATGTTAAAGTTTTTGTAACCGACAcaatgactattttaaaatgaaattatatttgtttgaatataaaccaaataaaaaaaaattcaaataccaaaataaataaataaattataattgtaaagaccaaaaatatatttaaatcaatattaatatattttgactaTTCTCCCTTCTTGATATGATAGaagaataattataaaaaaaacagtattattattattgacgatatttttaattttttatttgtggctatatgttatgtttgaattcaaaataaaagatTGACTATTTTCGTATTTAAATACTTCATGTGACATTGGTTTTGGACCTTGTTCAATGCTCATCCTTCAAAACTGGTTAGTTTTTGTTTTAGtgtgatttattaaattaaatacaattccAATTTTCACGTGACTACGtctataaaaaaacacaattgtAGTTGTCATTGACGAAGTCTTGCTGTGCACTGCCCGTGGTCCTGGTCACTGGTCACaagcctataattttttttgttacaagtCACAAGCTTAGAATATTGAGAAAAACCAttctaaaaaaatcaataaacttAACTAAATAAGCTAATTAGAATATTCAAGTTGATTAATGAAGTCGCGGATGGTTTCACATTAGTCAAGGTCCTTTATGAGTTAGTTGAAAGAGAAAACACAATTTAATATACTGAAAAATcaattctttttaattgtgtgaaTCAATTCACACACTTATAAATTGATTCCTATATAACActgcaaattttaaaatttaatagtttaattaaCTTATGAATTGTCGAAttgatttatcatttttttcaaatgatttcaatatatatatatatattcatgcaCTTCAAATTTCACAAAAACATGTGTAGGAAAAACGTGAATCTATTCATAATGCAATCCTAGCATGCATCTATCGTCATGCAGAATCATAAAAGATTTTTATAAGCAAGTTTCTGGTTCATAATCTTAATAGGATATTAAGATAAACATTAAGATTAACAAACCCATGAAGAATAAAGTAAGTATTTGTCTTAGTTTTGAGATCAATCAAAACCCCAACTAAACTAAGCTTAGAAAACATGTACTCACAATCCTTCAACATAATAAGTTCCTATACAAATTTGAACGAAAGATAGGTACAATTTCATAAgtgtagttatattttttattgcacCAAGATATTTTAATGTagtaaatcaataattttagtatttgatttttttatactcTAATACAAATATgtcactttttaatattttaatacaaaTATATCTTAACATATacaaatgcacaaatattttattagtttattttttttatagattagataatacaatttttataaaaaattcacaCAAAATTGTAATGTTTTAGATTCAAATACAAACCATATGTTCAACCTATCAATATCATTATCTATCAATTGATTTAATACTTAAAGAATTTTATTAGTTTACTTTATTTAAACATCTAACAAATTTCATtgattaacatattttttaaaggtttaattgcagttttgatttctctattttagttgaatcgcgaaagtagttctcccattttatttctcttcaattttggtcttcaaacagaattttggtctacaacttgatgaagtttcatttttttttaagtcacatcacacatttatgataatagatttcaggtacaattgttgcaccacgagatatggaaaaattgtgtgacttaaataaacgtaaaaaaattaaacttcatcaaattttggatcaaaattctatttgagagaccaaatatggagaaaaataaaaataggaaaactactttcgtgattcagctaaaataagggaACCATAACTGTAATTaagtcttttttaaaataaaagttacaatAAGTTACCCTATTTAAACATCTAATAAATAGTTTTACACGATGACTCAAAAATAGTATgcttatttaataattttctttaaaaaataattactatatactttaatttttagtttacaATGTATACTCTCTCCAGTCTTAATATACGTAAAAGTGAGTcaaaatttaatgtaattaatcattaaatatataaactttcTTTGAGGTACCttgtttatgtttatattttttgcTCTTTAAATTCTTTCtttcttaaatttttgttgGGTGATAACTAGGGATGGCAACGGGGCGAGATGGGGACAGTTTTAAGCATTACCAACCACGCATCTGCAATTTCAATATTGTCCTCGCTCCCGCACCCGTCGGAGGTAACTTTTTAATATCCACCCCGGCACTCAACGGGAACAGGTTTCCCCGCCCCACCCCCACTCAAAGAAttagaatttatttattcataacataaaaaatcaataatttgacTAGATAGTAGTATTAACATATGttctaaaattacaataatcaaaataataaagtcacaatatctcaaaatttatttaaatttcctacaaatcacaatattttcataatcttAAAACTCTTTAGGAGGTGAAAATATCAATTTGAGATGATAACCATTTCGTAATTTATGTGCTTGAATTTTAAAACACCAAAAATTATGAACAACCATAATGTAGTGAATGTTATTTGGAGaatttctattatatatttagtaatTTGACATATATCGTTACATTTGttctttaaattaatagttaaataattattttttaattatttttcataatttaaaaattataataactatatattatttactaaaaatatcaacaaaataattttttttatttttgttattcataataatgaatattaaatattttttatgatgaaatataaaaattagtataatatttaaaaataataaaatgattttttttataaaaatgatttttttttaaatataaaaaattaataaataattctttaatttataaaataattattaatttattagtttaaaaaataatgcatAAAAAATTTTGAAGTTATAA contains:
- the LOC101512455 gene encoding protein phosphatase 2C 29 isoform X2; this encodes MGTGVSRLCSCLEPVNRTKRTEHQDVIFTATDPLDETLGHSFCYVRSSARFLSPSHSDRFLSPSTSLRFSPTHDSVPKTRPDFPETAFKAISGASVSANSSVPKTVIQLEEDASASANHAADSACGGVTKGNIVNGFESTSSFSALPLQPVPRGGELFEGSGFFLSGPIESGAHSGPIHADGGVSAGISSGGDVPFSAPLGGMYGRKKGVSGFRKAFQRKVSEKKRPWVVPVLNFVGRKEVPANEGKAKPVETKSESNVQWALGKAGEDRVHVVVSEEQGWLFVGIYDGFNGPDAPEFLMGHMYRAVHNELQGLFWEVEEQGDSNNPVVVKNKTEGENSSSGLVNMVHGAETGTVTGTESKRRRLWEFLAEDPEDGLDLSGSDRFAFSVDDALSVSNANAGSAGSRRWLLSKLKNGLSKHKEGNGRKSLPWNLGNEEEKEEKLETENKPSASGTGGANGGRRRKLGPVDHDLVLNAMSRALQVTELAYLDMTDKLLDTNPELALMGSCLLVVLMRDEDVYVMNVGDSRAIVAHYEPKENQDTLNVESASKGGVVVVGGSSTESIVEESLALDQTQTESAMKVGNQGPAQETRLAALQLSTDHSTSIEEEIIRIKNEHPDDPHCIVNDRVKGRLKVTRAFGAGFLKQVINSEGTFITAE
- the LOC101512455 gene encoding protein phosphatase 2C 29 isoform X1, which translates into the protein MGTGVSRLCSCLEPVNRTKRTEHQDVIFTATDPLDETLGHSFCYVRSSARFLSPSHSDRFLSPSTSLRFSPTHDSVPKTRPDFPETAFKAISGASVSANSSVPKTVIQLEEDASASANHAADSACGGVTKGNIVNGFESTSSFSALPLQPVPRGGELFEGSGFFLSGPIESGAHSGPIHADGGVSAGISSGGDVPFSAPLGGMYGRKKGVSGFRKAFQRKVSEKKRPWVVPVLNFVGRKEVPANEGKAKPVETKSESNVQWALGKAGEDRVHVVVSEEQGWLFVGIYDGFNGPDAPEFLMGHMYRAVHNELQGLFWEVEEQGDSNNPVVVKNKTEGENSSSGLVNMVHGAETGTVTGTESKRRRLWEFLAEDPEDGLDLSGSDRFAFSVDDALSVSNANAGSAGSRRWLLSKLKNGLSKHKEGNGRKSLPWNLGNEEEKEEKLETENKPSASGTGGANGGRRRKLGPVDHDLVLNAMSRALQVTELAYLDMTDKLLDTNPELALMGSCLLVVLMRDEDVYVMNVGDSRAIVAHYEPKENQDTLNVESASKGGVVVVGGSSTESIVEESLALDQTQTESAMKVGNQGPAQETRLAALQLSTDHSTSIEEEIIRIKNEHPDDPHCIVNDRVKGRLKVTRAFGAGFLKQPKLNDAVLEMFRNEYIGTDPYVSCCPSLRHHRLCPRDQFLILSSDGLYQYLNNDEVVSQVESFMEKFPEGDPAQHLIEELLLRAAKKAGMDFHELLDIPQGDRRKYHDDVTVMVISLEGRIWKSSGKYL